A genomic segment from Nicotiana tabacum cultivar K326 chromosome 7, ASM71507v2, whole genome shotgun sequence encodes:
- the LOC107829572 gene encoding putative flavin-containing monooxygenase 1: protein MATNTHGKKQVIAIIGAGISGLLACKYSLSKGFDPIVFESEGSIGGVWTKTIGSTKLQTPRPVYQFSDFPWPDSVTDVFPDQQTVLEYIESYAHHFNLLRHIQFNSKVLSLSYESGGGSDGEWNLWGGTGEPFSSKGKWNVTVQDTRTPSPQVYQVDFVVVCVGRFSQVPNIPQFPPNKGPQAFQGEVIHSMDYSKMDSTTATNFVKGKNVAVIGSQKSGMDIAMECSTVNGIERPCTVLTRTPHWNIPDYFPWGFPLAYLYLSRFSELMVHKPGEGLLLSLLATTLSPLRWAFSKFVESHIQHKLGLAKHGIVPEHSFLNELSSCLISLVPEEFYDRVGEGSIKLKKAKSFGFSKEGIVLEGQAEPIKSDLVILATGFKGIDKLKHIFESPRFQDFIAGTDDSAVPLYRECIHPRIPHLAIIGFSESIANLYTSEIRCRWLAELLDGKFKLPSIKIMEEDIAEWDKYKKRYSYLKNYRRSCIGALHIWYNDQLCKDMGWNPKRKKGRLSEWFDPYGPMDYTG from the exons ATGGCAACTAATACTCACGGAAAGAAGCAGGTGATTGCAATAATCGGAGCTGGTATAAGCGGCCTATTGGCCTGCAAATACAGCCTTTCAAAAGGTTTCGATCCCATTGTGTTTGAGTCCGAGGGTAGCATTGGAGGTGTGTGGACTAAGACTATTGGGAGTACCAAGCTGCAGACACCAAGACCTGTTTACCAGTTCTCTGATTTTCCATGGCCTGATTCTGTAACCGATGTGTTTCCCGACCAACAAACTGTGCTGGAGTACATTGAATCATATGCTCATCACTTTAATTTGCTCCGTCACATTCAGTTCAATAGCAAAGTGTTGAGCCTCAGTTATGAATCTGGTGGCGGCTCTGATGGAGAATGGAATTTGTGGGGCGGCACAGGCGAGCCTTTTAGCTCTAAGGGGAAATGGAACGTAACTGTACAGGACACTCGAACCCCCTCCCCGCAG GTATACCAAGTGGATTTTGTAGTAGTTTGCGTGGGAAGATTCAGCCAAGTTCCAAATATCCCTCAATTCCCTCCAAACAAAGGCCCCCAAGCTTTTCAAGGTGAAGTAATCCATTCAATGGACTATTCCAAAATGGACTCAACAACTGCAACCAACTTTGTCAAAGGAAAAAATGTAGCTGTCATTGGGTCCCAGAAATCAGGAATGGACATTGCCATGGAGTGCTCCACAGTTAATG GGATTGAACGTCCATGCACAGTATTAACTAGGACGCCGCATTGGAACATTCCCGATTATTTTCCATGGGGATTCCCTTTGGCATATCTCTACCTAAGTCGATTCTCCGAACTTATGGTGCATAAACCAGGCGAAGGCCTTCTTCTAAGTCTCCTGGCGACAACTCTTTCACCTTTG AGGTGGGCCTTCTCAAAATTTGTAGAAAGTCATATACAACACAAACTCGGGCTTGCAAAACATGGAATAGTGCCAGAGCATAGTTTCTTAAACGAATTGAGTTCATGTTTAATTTCTTTAGTGCCTGAAGAATTCTACGATAGAGTTGGGGAAGGAAGTATCAAGCTGAAGAAAGCGAAGAGCTTTGGATTCTCGAAAGAAGGTATCGTTCTTGAGGGTCAGGCTGAACCAATAAAATCCGACTTAGTCATACTCGCTACTGGCTTCAAGGGAATTGATAAGCTCAAACACATTTTTGAATCACCAAGATTTCAGGACTTCATTGCAGGCACAGATGACTCTGCAGTTCCTCTCTATAG GGAATGCATTCATCCTCGAATTCCACATCTGGCAATAATTGGATTCTCGGAAAGCATAGCAAATCTATACACCTCGGAAATAAGATGCCGATGGCTGGCAGAACTTCTGGATGGAAAATTTAAGCTACCTAGCAtcaagatcatggaagaagacaTAGCAGAGTGGGATAAATACAAGAAGAGATATTCATATTTGAAGAACTACAGGAGATCATGCATCGGCGCATTGCATATTTGGTACAATGACCAACTGTGCAAGGACATGGGATGGAATCCTAAAAGGAAAAAGGGTCGTTTGTCTGAGTGGTTCGATCCTTATGGACCAATGGATTACACCGGCTAA
- the LOC107829581 gene encoding SEC1 family transport protein SLY1, whose product MALNLRQKQTECITRMLNLNQPVNAGGTANEEVYKILIYDRFCQDILSPLIHVKDLRKHGVTLYFLIDKDRKPVHDVPAVYFVQPTHPNIQRIVADASKSLYDSFHLNFSSSIPRPLLEDLASGTINSESIERISKVHDQYLEFVTLEDNLFSLAYKNCYLQLNDPSAGDKEIEEIIEKIVSGLFCVLATLSVVPIIRCPRGGPAEMVASLLDQRLRDHLLAKNNLFSEGGNFTSSFQRPILCLFDRNFELSVAIQHDFRYRPLVHDVLGLRLNRLSVQGEKGGMKSYELDRSDPFWTANWSLEFPEVAVEIESQLNKYKKDVEEVNKRTGGNAGAEFDGTDLIGNTKHLMNAVNSLPELTERKQVIDKHTNIATVLLGEIKERSLDSYAKNESDMMVRGAIDRSELIGALRGKGTKVDKLRFAIMYLISTETLPQSEVEMIETALRESEVDTTAFQYVKKIKSLNVSLASANSASRSNIVDWAEKLYGQSISAVTAGVKNLLSSDHQLALSRTVEALMEGKPNPEIDSYLVFDPRAPKSSSGMSSSHLKGPFKEAIVFMIGGGNYVEYGSLQELASRQQPVKHVIYGTTEILSGGEFIEQLALLGKKMGLGTSGAAPAH is encoded by the exons ATGGCGCTAAATCTTCGTCAAAAGCAAACCG AGTGCATTACGCGGATGTTAAATCTGAACCAGCCGGTGAATGCGGGTGGCACAGCGAATGAGGAGGTATACAAGATCCTGATTTACGATCGCTTTTGCCAAGACATTTTATCCCCTTTGATTCACGTCAAGGACCTCCGGAAACACGGCGTCACCCTCTACTTCCTCATTGACAAGGATCGCAAACCGGTCCACGATGTTCCAGCTGTCTATTTCGTCCAACCCACCCATCCTAATATACAGCGTATAGTTGCCGATGCCTCCAAGTCTCTTTACGATTCTTTCCATCTGAACTTCTCCTCTTCTATACCCAGGCCCTTGCTCGAAGATCTCGCTTCAG GAACGATTAATTCTGAATCGATTGAAAGGATCTCAAAAGTGCATGATCAGTATTTGGAGTTTGTCACGCTTGAGGATAATTTGTTCTCACTTGCCTACAAGAACTGTTATCTTCAGCTGAATGATCCCTCTGCTggggataaagaaattgaagagatCATTGAAAAGATTGTCAGTGGCTTATTTTGTGTGTTGGCTACTCTTTCTGTTGTCCCTATCATTAGGTGTCCCCGTGGTGGGCCTGCTGAGATGGTGGCATCCCTGTTGGATCAGCGATTGCGAGACCATCTGTTGGCTAAAAACAATTTATTTTCTGAGGGTGGGAATTTCACTAGCTCATTTCAGAGGCCAATTTTGTGTTTATTCGATAGAAACTTTGAGTTGTCGGTAGCTATACAGCATGATTTTAGGTATAGACCACTTGTTCATGATGTGCTTGGTTTGAGATTGAACAGGTTGAGTGTGCAGGGAGAGAAAGGTGGGATGAAATCATATGAGTTGGACAGATCTGATCCATTCTGGACGGCAAATTGGTCATTGGAGTTTCCAGAGGTTGCTGTGGAGATAGAGTCTCAGTTGAACAAGTACAAGAAGGATGTTGAGGAGGTAAATAAAAGAACTGGTGGGAACGCAGGGGCTGAGTTTGATGGGACAGACTTGATTGGAAATACCAAGCACTTGATGAATGCTGTAAATTCCCTGCCTGAGTTGACAGAGAGAAAGCAAGTCATTGATAAGCACACAAATATTGCTACTGTATTGTTAGGCGAGATCAAGGAGAGGTCCCTTGATTCATATGCCAAAAACGAGAGTGATATGATGGTAAGAGGTGCCATTGATCGCAGTGAGCTCATTGGAGCTCTCAGGGGAAAAGGGACTAAGGTGGATAAGCTGCGGTTTGCTATCATGTATCTTATCTCGACTGAAACCTTACCTCAATCAGAAGTTGAAATGATTGAAACAGCACTTAGGGAGTCTGAGGTCGATACCACTGCATTTCAGTATgtaaagaagataaaatcattgAATGTCTCTTTAGCATCAGCAAATTCTGCAAGTAGGAGCAACATCGTCGATTGGGCTGAAAAACTATATGGGCAGTCAATCAGTGCTGTAACTGCAGGTGTGAAAAACCTATTATCCAGTGATCATCAATTGGCTTTGTCAAGAACAGTAGAAGCACTAATGGAGGGGAAACCCAACCCCGAGATTGATTCTTATCTTGTTTTTGATCCTCGTGCACCTAAATCAAGCTCCGGGATGAGTAGCAGTCATCTGAAAGGACCATTTAAAGAAGCTATTGTCTTCATGATAGGTGGTGGTAACTATGTGGAGTATGGAAGCTTACAAGAGCTTGCCAGTCGTCAGCAGCCAGTTAAGCATGTCATATATGGGACGACAGAAATTCTTTCAGGAGGTGAGTTCATTGAGCAGCTTGCACTACTAGGGAAGAAGATGGGATTGGGAACTAGTGGTGCAGCACCAGCCCATTAA